One Nitrospirota bacterium genomic region harbors:
- a CDS encoding glutathione S-transferase N-terminal domain-containing protein, whose product MTLYHVHWCPECAVVRRKLDELGVAYEDVVVPDFRPMRKQVYEVSGQYYVPVLKDGDTVLTETGDILAYLEANYSKQRIAGS is encoded by the coding sequence ATGACCCTATACCACGTTCACTGGTGTCCGGAATGCGCGGTGGTCCGGCGGAAGCTGGACGAGTTGGGCGTGGCCTACGAAGATGTGGTGGTGCCGGATTTTCGGCCGATGCGCAAACAGGTCTACGAAGTCTCCGGCCAATATTATGTGCCGGTTCTCAAAGACGGCGACACGGTCTTGACCGAGACCGGGGACATCCTGGCATATCTGGAGGCCAACTACAGCAAGCAGCGGATAGCCGGTAGCTGA
- a CDS encoding response regulator, whose protein sequence is MSSLLVASAGLLALATAAFAFRLVLRVKRQASERVQSLERLRNGLEELEKRVQEQRAELVAVNQKLAEERSERAHIQQALEASEERFRLISEGTNFGILDWDLRTNQVSISPSCEHLLGIDGHRTCANWHSEWKSRLHPDDSLRALEILDSHLTGRSTRYEDEFRIRQEDGSFRWIQARGLAASDGSGSPYRIVCVYVDVTDRHHLEAQFRQSQKMEAIGHLAGGIAHDFNNLLTAIIGYSELTLSKLPQHDPVRKYAEEIRKASVRGSQLTKQLLTFSRKRLDQPVIVNLNQVVANAENLFRRLIGEDIELATNLDPALGQVKADPGQIEQMLMNLVVNARDAMPEGGRLLIETLNGGAEGFPLTVHSSPVPSVILRVSDTGIGMDESVKSRIFEPFFTTKGPDKGTGLGLSTVQAIVRQHGGSITVESEPGKGTTFTIALPLADRAGNPAFPIVPVDGLRGGSETLLLVEDEETVREVIGTTLRAEGYRVLEAQDAAEALHLCERNPSPIHLLLTDVVLRGMNGRRLAERLAALRPGLKVLYMSGYLDDTVRTRGIASADVAFLSKPFNPRELICKVRQILDVERDVPARVLTRTGLAPRILVIDDDEQIREMLRATLEGASFTVTVARNGREGLALAQDRTFDLILTDMDMPELDGLETIQQLRRVEPQPKIVAISGGGQIDPEFYLALAHHLGAVQTLAKPFSPNALLATIRAALGP, encoded by the coding sequence ATGTCCTCGCTCCTTGTCGCATCCGCGGGGCTGCTCGCCCTTGCAACCGCGGCCTTCGCCTTCCGCTTGGTTCTTCGTGTCAAACGGCAGGCCAGCGAGCGCGTTCAATCCCTGGAGCGGCTCCGGAACGGACTGGAGGAATTGGAGAAAAGGGTGCAGGAGCAGCGTGCGGAATTGGTCGCTGTCAACCAAAAGCTTGCCGAAGAGCGTTCGGAACGGGCGCACATCCAACAGGCGCTTGAGGCGAGCGAGGAGCGCTTCCGGTTAATTTCGGAAGGAACCAATTTCGGCATCTTGGATTGGGATTTGCGCACAAACCAGGTTTCTATTTCTCCCTCCTGCGAACATCTGTTAGGCATCGACGGCCATCGAACGTGCGCCAATTGGCACTCCGAATGGAAGTCTCGTTTGCATCCAGATGACAGTCTCCGAGCGTTGGAGATTCTGGACAGCCACTTAACCGGTCGATCCACCCGCTATGAGGATGAGTTCCGAATCCGGCAAGAGGACGGTTCCTTTCGGTGGATTCAGGCCCGAGGCCTTGCCGCGAGCGACGGATCGGGTTCCCCCTATCGAATCGTTTGCGTGTATGTCGATGTGACGGACCGCCATCACCTCGAGGCCCAGTTCCGCCAATCCCAGAAGATGGAAGCCATCGGCCATCTGGCCGGAGGAATCGCGCACGACTTCAATAATCTCTTAACCGCCATCATCGGGTACAGCGAACTGACCTTGAGCAAGTTGCCTCAGCACGATCCTGTGAGGAAATACGCCGAAGAGATCAGGAAAGCCAGCGTCCGCGGATCTCAACTGACCAAGCAACTCCTGACATTTAGCCGGAAACGGTTGGACCAGCCGGTCATCGTGAACCTGAACCAGGTGGTGGCCAACGCGGAGAATCTCTTTCGACGCCTCATCGGCGAGGATATCGAACTGGCAACAAACCTGGACCCCGCACTGGGCCAGGTAAAAGCCGACCCGGGCCAGATCGAGCAGATGCTCATGAACCTGGTCGTAAACGCACGCGACGCCATGCCGGAAGGCGGGCGGCTGCTGATCGAGACGCTCAATGGTGGTGCCGAAGGGTTCCCCTTGACCGTCCACAGCAGCCCGGTTCCCTCGGTCATCTTGCGGGTGTCCGATACAGGGATCGGCATGGATGAATCGGTCAAGTCCCGCATTTTCGAGCCCTTCTTCACAACAAAGGGGCCAGACAAAGGCACCGGCCTGGGGCTCTCCACGGTGCAGGCCATTGTTCGCCAGCACGGAGGGTCCATCACCGTCGAAAGCGAACCGGGAAAAGGCACTACCTTCACCATTGCGCTGCCTCTCGCAGATCGGGCCGGAAATCCAGCATTTCCGATAGTACCAGTCGACGGACTACGAGGCGGGAGCGAGACCCTGTTGCTGGTGGAAGACGAAGAAACGGTCCGCGAGGTAATCGGAACGACTCTGCGTGCCGAGGGATACCGGGTGCTGGAGGCGCAGGATGCTGCTGAGGCGCTCCATCTCTGCGAACGGAACCCGTCTCCGATTCATCTGCTCCTGACCGACGTCGTGCTACGGGGCATGAACGGACGGCGCCTTGCCGAGCGCCTCGCCGCGCTCAGGCCTGGCCTCAAGGTCCTCTACATGTCTGGTTATCTGGACGACACTGTCCGCACTCGCGGTATCGCAAGCGCCGACGTCGCGTTCCTCTCGAAACCGTTTAACCCCCGGGAACTCATCTGCAAGGTGCGCCAAATCCTGGATGTGGAGCGGGACGTTCCGGCGCGCGTGCTCACACGGACCGGCCTCGCACCTCGAATTCTCGTGATCGACGACGACGAACAGATACGCGAGATGCTCCGAGCCACGCTGGAAGGAGCCAGCTTTACGGTGACAGTCGCCCGCAACGGACGGGAGGGGCTTGCCCTCGCGCAAGACCGAACCTTCGATCTGATTCTCACCGACATGGACATGCCGGAATTGGACGGACTGGAAACGATTCAGCAGTTGAGGCGGGTCGAGCCGCAGCCGAAAATAGTCGCCATCTCTGGAGGCGGACAGATCGATCCGGAGTTCTATTTGGCTCTCGCCCATCATTTGGGCGCCGTGCAAACGCTCGCCAAGCCGTTTTCCCCGAACGCGCTGCTCGCCACAATCCGCGCTGCGCTTGGCCCCTGA